The proteins below are encoded in one region of Heliangelus exortis chromosome 22, bHelExo1.hap1, whole genome shotgun sequence:
- the LOC139806598 gene encoding uncharacterized protein isoform X1 — protein sequence MVVSCSAAFQYWYRLLDGKLKMWQHKVQGQRIVHPPLNTFKMCGGKKSYFAAAVCIVTLTSMVTFSYLRLQRLSHLPKIIQESSRCRGEIINSTITALKDNRTFIISPYFDGREGKVTRVIGIVHHKDVKQLYCWFCCQPSGNIYVSKAKIDVHSDRFGFPYGTADIVCLEPKTCNPTHVSINQSPHGNIDQLPRFEIKNRKAETFSVDFTVCISAMFGNYNNVLQFIQSVEMYKILGVQKVVIYKNNCSHLMEKVLKFYVEEGTAEIIPWPINSHLKISSNWQFMQDGTDIGYYGQITALNDCLYRNMQRSKFVVLTDADEIILPLKHPDWKTMMSSLQQQNPGTDIFLFENHIFPETVSTHMFNISSWNSVPGVNILQHVYREPDRREVINPKKMIIDPRKVIQTSVHSVLRAYGKSVNVPMDVALVYHCRVPLQADLPRESLIRDTTLWRYNSSLITNVNKVLHQTIL from the coding sequence atgtGGCAGCATAAAGTGCAAGGACAAAGAATTGTGCATCCACCTTTAAATACATTCAAAATGTGTGGTGGGAAAAAATCttactttgctgctgctgtgtgcatTGTTACTCTAACTTCGATGGTCACATTTTCTTATCTTAGGTTACAGAGACTTTCTCACCTGccaaaaataattcaggaaagTAGCAGATGTAGAGGGGAAATTATCAATAGCACAATAACAGCATTGAAAGATAACAGAACTTTTATTATATCCCCATACTTCGATGGCAGAGAAGGCAAAGTCACTCGTGTGATTGGGATTGTTCACCATAAAGATGTAAAACAACTGTACTGCTGgttctgctgccagcccagtgGGAATATATATGTATCAAAAGCAAAGATTGATGTTCACTCAGACAGATTTGGCTTCCCTTATGGCACAGCAGATATAGTTTGTTTGGAACCCAAAACCTGCAATCCAACACACGTATCAATTAATCAGTCTCCACATGGAAACATTGACCAGCTCCCGAGGTTTGAGATTAAAAACCGCAAGGCTGAGACCTTCTCTGTTGACTTCACTGTCTGCATCTCTGCCATGTTTGGAAATTACAACAATGTCTTGCAGTTTATACAAAGTGTGGAAATGTACAAGATTCTTGGGGTACAGAAAGTGGTGATCTATAAGAACAACTGCAGCCACCTGATGGAGAAAGTCTTGAAGTTTTATGTGGAAGAAGGGACTGCAGAGATAATTCCCTGGCCAATAAACTCACACCTTAAGATTTCTTCTAACTGGCAGTTCATGCAAGATGGAACAGACATTGGCTACTATGGACAAATCACAGCTCTGAATGACTGCTTATACCGTAACATGCAGAGGAGTAAGTTTGTGGTTCTCACTGATGCTGATGAAATAATTCTTCCCCTTAAGCATCCAGACTGGAAAACTATGATGAGCAGtcttcagcagcaaaaccccGGGACTGACATTTTCCTCTTTGAGAACCACATCTTCCCAGAAACAGTATCTACTCACATGTTCAACATTTCGTCCTGGAATTCTGTGCCAGGAGTTAATATACTACAGCATGTCTACAGGGAGCCTGACAGGAGAGAAGTAATCAACCCCAAGAAAATGATAATTGATCCTCGAAAGGTGATTCAGACTTCAGTGCATTCTGTCCTACGTGCTTATGGGAAGAGTGTGAATGTTCCCATGGATGTTGCCCTTGTTTATCACTGTCGGGTGCCCCTTCAAGCTGACCTTCCCAGGGAGTCTCTCATCAGAGATACAACACTGTGGAGATACAACTCATCATTAATCACAAATGTTAACAAGGTGCTACATCAAACCATTCTGTAA
- the LOC139806598 gene encoding uncharacterized protein isoform X2, translating to MWQHKVQGQRIVHPPLNTFKMCGGKKSYFAAAVCIVTLTSMVTFSYLRLQRLSHLPKIIQESSRCRGEIINSTITALKDNRTFIISPYFDGREGKVTRVIGIVHHKDVKQLYCWFCCQPSGNIYVSKAKIDVHSDRFGFPYGTADIVCLEPKTCNPTHVSINQSPHGNIDQLPRFEIKNRKAETFSVDFTVCISAMFGNYNNVLQFIQSVEMYKILGVQKVVIYKNNCSHLMEKVLKFYVEEGTAEIIPWPINSHLKISSNWQFMQDGTDIGYYGQITALNDCLYRNMQRSKFVVLTDADEIILPLKHPDWKTMMSSLQQQNPGTDIFLFENHIFPETVSTHMFNISSWNSVPGVNILQHVYREPDRREVINPKKMIIDPRKVIQTSVHSVLRAYGKSVNVPMDVALVYHCRVPLQADLPRESLIRDTTLWRYNSSLITNVNKVLHQTIL from the coding sequence atgtGGCAGCATAAAGTGCAAGGACAAAGAATTGTGCATCCACCTTTAAATACATTCAAAATGTGTGGTGGGAAAAAATCttactttgctgctgctgtgtgcatTGTTACTCTAACTTCGATGGTCACATTTTCTTATCTTAGGTTACAGAGACTTTCTCACCTGccaaaaataattcaggaaagTAGCAGATGTAGAGGGGAAATTATCAATAGCACAATAACAGCATTGAAAGATAACAGAACTTTTATTATATCCCCATACTTCGATGGCAGAGAAGGCAAAGTCACTCGTGTGATTGGGATTGTTCACCATAAAGATGTAAAACAACTGTACTGCTGgttctgctgccagcccagtgGGAATATATATGTATCAAAAGCAAAGATTGATGTTCACTCAGACAGATTTGGCTTCCCTTATGGCACAGCAGATATAGTTTGTTTGGAACCCAAAACCTGCAATCCAACACACGTATCAATTAATCAGTCTCCACATGGAAACATTGACCAGCTCCCGAGGTTTGAGATTAAAAACCGCAAGGCTGAGACCTTCTCTGTTGACTTCACTGTCTGCATCTCTGCCATGTTTGGAAATTACAACAATGTCTTGCAGTTTATACAAAGTGTGGAAATGTACAAGATTCTTGGGGTACAGAAAGTGGTGATCTATAAGAACAACTGCAGCCACCTGATGGAGAAAGTCTTGAAGTTTTATGTGGAAGAAGGGACTGCAGAGATAATTCCCTGGCCAATAAACTCACACCTTAAGATTTCTTCTAACTGGCAGTTCATGCAAGATGGAACAGACATTGGCTACTATGGACAAATCACAGCTCTGAATGACTGCTTATACCGTAACATGCAGAGGAGTAAGTTTGTGGTTCTCACTGATGCTGATGAAATAATTCTTCCCCTTAAGCATCCAGACTGGAAAACTATGATGAGCAGtcttcagcagcaaaaccccGGGACTGACATTTTCCTCTTTGAGAACCACATCTTCCCAGAAACAGTATCTACTCACATGTTCAACATTTCGTCCTGGAATTCTGTGCCAGGAGTTAATATACTACAGCATGTCTACAGGGAGCCTGACAGGAGAGAAGTAATCAACCCCAAGAAAATGATAATTGATCCTCGAAAGGTGATTCAGACTTCAGTGCATTCTGTCCTACGTGCTTATGGGAAGAGTGTGAATGTTCCCATGGATGTTGCCCTTGTTTATCACTGTCGGGTGCCCCTTCAAGCTGACCTTCCCAGGGAGTCTCTCATCAGAGATACAACACTGTGGAGATACAACTCATCATTAATCACAAATGTTAACAAGGTGCTACATCAAACCATTCTGTAA